A single genomic interval of uncultured Sphaerochaeta sp. harbors:
- a CDS encoding LL-diaminopimelate aminotransferase, whose product MATINTNFQKLASGYLFPEIARRTKVWQESNPGVEVLRLGIGNTTEALPPAVCDAMKEKIEKLSDRETYSGYGDEQGDTALREALVRYYGRYGVELKSTEFFVSDGAKSDAANIQDLFSSENVVAIQDPAYPVYVDSNVVGGRTGLFNKEMGLYDGFVYLSSTEENGFIPSPPQQKVDLIYLCSPNNPTGAVATHAQLKVFVDYAIEHKSIIIFDSAYSEYVTEEGYPRSIYEVEGAKRCAIEINSFSKFSGFTGVRLGWTIVPEELECEDAPSGLLNSMWNRRQCTFFNGASNIAQSGGLAALEGDGYDQSRALVEYYLENARIIREGLEKVGLRVYGGVNSPYIWAKTPNGMDSWEFFDILLDKCHVVVTPGGGFGPSGAAFVRVSSYGHRENVIKAMAQIEENLQV is encoded by the coding sequence ATGGCGACAATCAATACGAACTTCCAAAAGCTGGCGAGCGGATACCTCTTCCCTGAGATAGCCCGCAGGACCAAGGTATGGCAGGAATCGAACCCGGGAGTCGAGGTACTTCGCCTCGGCATCGGGAACACCACCGAAGCCCTTCCTCCTGCGGTCTGCGATGCAATGAAAGAGAAAATTGAGAAGCTCTCTGACCGTGAAACCTACTCAGGATATGGGGATGAGCAAGGTGATACAGCTCTTCGGGAAGCCTTGGTCCGTTACTATGGACGCTATGGTGTGGAACTCAAGAGCACGGAGTTTTTTGTAAGCGACGGAGCCAAGAGTGATGCTGCAAATATCCAGGATCTCTTTTCCTCTGAGAATGTCGTTGCTATTCAGGACCCAGCCTATCCAGTATATGTTGACAGTAATGTCGTCGGGGGAAGGACCGGCCTATTCAACAAGGAAATGGGTCTCTACGATGGATTTGTCTATCTCTCAAGTACAGAAGAGAATGGGTTCATACCCAGCCCTCCCCAGCAGAAAGTCGATCTTATCTATCTCTGCAGCCCGAACAATCCTACCGGTGCAGTAGCCACCCATGCACAGCTTAAGGTGTTTGTGGACTATGCAATCGAGCATAAGAGCATCATCATCTTCGACAGTGCCTATAGTGAGTATGTTACCGAGGAAGGCTACCCGAGAAGCATCTATGAGGTGGAAGGGGCAAAGCGTTGTGCTATTGAAATCAACAGTTTCTCCAAGTTCTCCGGTTTTACCGGTGTTCGTTTGGGGTGGACGATTGTTCCCGAGGAATTGGAGTGTGAGGATGCTCCCTCCGGTCTCTTGAACTCCATGTGGAACCGCAGGCAGTGCACCTTCTTCAATGGTGCTAGTAATATAGCTCAAAGTGGTGGGCTTGCGGCCTTGGAGGGTGATGGATACGACCAGAGCCGTGCCTTGGTCGAGTACTACCTCGAGAACGCCAGAATCATACGGGAAGGACTGGAGAAAGTAGGCCTGAGAGTGTATGGTGGTGTAAATAGCCCGTACATCTGGGCAAAAACCCCGAATGGTATGGATAGCTGGGAGTTCTTCGATATCTTGCTCGATAAATGCCATGTAGTGGTAACTCCAGGTGGGGGATTCGGGCCATCAGGTGCAGCATTCGTCCGTGTTTCCTCCTATGGACACCGTGAAAATGTAATCAAAGCCATGGCCCAGATAGAGGAGAACTTACAGGTATGA
- the lysA gene encoding diaminopimelate decarboxylase, whose translation MSEKTLPMGHGDLLELAYQLPTPFYLYDERAIVDNARRFNQLFSWAPGFRNYFAVKACPNPTILKLLAKEGFGADCSSLPELLLSKASGISAERIMFTSNDTPEEEFRAAYELGAIINLDDITHIGTLEKAIGKVPETICFRYNPGKNRTGNAIIGNPVEAKYGLTDEQIVESYRIMQEKGVKHFGLHTMVASNELDGSYIVETARMLFDLAVKIKKETGITIEFIDMGGGIGIPYRPDQDAMDLQMVSDGMKALYDEIIVPAGLDPLQIVFECGRVITGPYGYLVSKVLHVTKKYKDYIGLDASMADLMRPALYGAYHHITVVGKGKKNHDHLYDVTGSLCENNDKFAIDRQLPKVEPGDVLVLHDAGAHGHSMGFNYNAKLRSAEYLLKRDGSVKMIRRAQTYDDYVSTLRFDGASVEV comes from the coding sequence ATGAGTGAAAAAACACTTCCCATGGGGCATGGCGATTTGCTGGAACTCGCGTATCAGCTTCCCACTCCCTTCTATCTCTATGATGAGAGGGCCATCGTGGATAATGCCAGACGATTCAACCAGCTCTTTTCATGGGCTCCAGGATTTCGTAACTACTTCGCGGTAAAGGCCTGTCCTAATCCTACCATTCTCAAGCTTCTCGCCAAGGAAGGGTTTGGGGCTGACTGTTCCTCCCTTCCTGAGCTATTGCTCAGCAAGGCAAGTGGGATCAGCGCTGAGAGAATCATGTTCACCAGTAATGATACCCCTGAAGAGGAGTTCCGCGCTGCCTATGAGCTTGGAGCCATCATCAATCTTGATGACATAACCCATATTGGGACACTTGAAAAAGCTATCGGAAAGGTGCCTGAGACCATCTGTTTCCGCTACAACCCGGGAAAGAACCGAACAGGAAATGCAATCATCGGAAACCCGGTGGAGGCAAAGTACGGTCTGACGGATGAGCAGATAGTGGAGAGCTACCGTATCATGCAGGAGAAGGGCGTAAAGCATTTCGGCTTGCATACCATGGTTGCTTCAAACGAGCTTGATGGTTCCTACATTGTTGAGACGGCCAGGATGCTCTTTGACCTGGCGGTGAAAATCAAGAAGGAAACAGGAATTACCATCGAATTCATCGATATGGGTGGAGGCATTGGTATTCCCTACCGTCCTGATCAGGATGCAATGGATTTGCAGATGGTCAGCGATGGAATGAAGGCTCTCTACGATGAGATCATCGTACCTGCTGGTCTTGATCCTTTGCAGATTGTCTTTGAGTGCGGAAGGGTGATCACCGGTCCGTATGGATACCTGGTGAGCAAGGTCTTGCATGTCACCAAGAAGTACAAGGACTACATCGGACTCGATGCCTCCATGGCTGACTTGATGAGGCCTGCACTCTATGGTGCATACCACCACATCACCGTTGTAGGCAAGGGAAAAAAGAACCATGACCACCTCTATGATGTAACAGGCAGTCTCTGTGAGAACAACGACAAGTTTGCCATCGACAGGCAGCTGCCCAAGGTTGAGCCTGGGGATGTCCTGGTACTGCATGATGCAGGAGCTCATGGCCATAGCATGGGATTCAACTATAATGCCAAGCTGCGCAGCGCTGAGTACCTGCTCAAGAGAGATGGATCGGTGAAGATGATCAGGCGGGCACAAACCTATGATGACTATGTGTCGACCCTTCGCTTCGATGGTGCTTCTGTGGAGGTTTGA
- a CDS encoding YbgC/FadM family acyl-CoA thioesterase, which translates to MHSFTIRVYYSDTDCGGIVYHARYLDFAEHARTELLREVAQRQGIDGSQSSMIELGKMAFVVKSITVDYQRPGRLDDLLEVCTEIESEKRFSITFIQTVKRGEEVLCVLKVRVASINTETLRPTPLPTWFTQAVQAL; encoded by the coding sequence ATGCATTCATTCACGATACGAGTGTATTACAGCGATACCGATTGTGGTGGCATTGTCTACCACGCTCGGTATCTTGATTTTGCGGAGCATGCCCGTACTGAATTGCTGAGGGAAGTAGCCCAGAGGCAGGGCATTGATGGTTCCCAAAGCAGTATGATTGAACTGGGAAAGATGGCCTTTGTGGTGAAATCAATCACGGTCGACTACCAGAGGCCAGGGCGTCTGGATGATCTCTTGGAAGTATGTACGGAAATCGAGAGTGAGAAGCGCTTTTCCATTACCTTCATCCAGACGGTGAAGCGGGGTGAGGAGGTACTTTGTGTGCTCAAGGTGCGGGTTGCCTCGATCAACACCGAGACACTCCGTCCCACACCACTGCCTACCTGGTTTACCCAGGCAGTACAGGCACTCTGA
- a CDS encoding carbohydrate-binding family 9-like protein → METQPTLIVGNALERSLPVALVPCWGSYDKTEGSVRLAREGNTLSLRYMVRTPLLRRMVQQHNQEVSDDSCVGLLIKAENAEQYLHLQCSASGALRSWWINREGERTLLPVPLLETIPVTVTLLENSNAQSRWSVEIHLDLKELNISAESQLLGNFYSCCELPEQKYFLLAQETGTLEPDMEVPSAFMALEFL, encoded by the coding sequence ATGGAAACACAACCCACACTTATCGTTGGTAATGCACTTGAAAGAAGTCTCCCCGTTGCATTGGTTCCCTGTTGGGGATCCTATGACAAAACTGAAGGATCGGTGCGTCTTGCCAGAGAGGGAAATACCCTCTCCCTGCGCTACATGGTACGTACACCTCTTCTCAGAAGGATGGTGCAGCAACACAACCAGGAGGTAAGCGACGACTCCTGTGTTGGCCTACTGATCAAGGCAGAAAATGCTGAGCAGTATCTGCATCTTCAGTGCAGTGCCTCAGGTGCCCTTCGTTCTTGGTGGATCAACAGGGAAGGGGAGAGAACCCTGCTTCCAGTCCCTCTTTTGGAGACGATACCGGTCACGGTGACTCTTTTGGAGAATTCCAATGCTCAAAGCCGTTGGAGTGTTGAGATACATCTGGACCTGAAGGAACTCAACATCTCAGCTGAGAGCCAGCTCCTGGGAAATTTCTACAGTTGCTGTGAGCTACCTGAGCAGAAGTATTTCTTGCTTGCGCAGGAGACAGGAACCCTTGAACCTGATATGGAAGTTCCTTCCGCCTTCATGGCCTTGGAGTTCCTCTAG
- a CDS encoding tRNA threonylcarbamoyladenosine dehydratase: MRSEQFLRITRLLGEEPVERLHKKHVVVVGLGAVGGMALESLVRSGVGNLRIVDFDTVGITNLNRQILATYETLGKPKTEVAKQRILAINPECNVEVLPLFVQHETLDTIFCGPVDLVVDAIDSLNPKCALLEAAYKRGIPVVSSMGAALRRDPSLVRKADLMDTYGCPLARQVRGNLRKRGVGRGIEVIFSPELVRFTYKAPEEEEHADFNEQISSRGRRRNVLGSLPTITGIFGQNLAHLALTKLLDEEILSGEEAWNPQKKQS; this comes from the coding sequence ATGAGATCAGAACAATTCTTACGCATAACACGTCTACTCGGTGAAGAACCGGTAGAACGCCTTCATAAGAAACACGTGGTGGTAGTCGGCCTTGGGGCGGTCGGGGGAATGGCATTGGAGTCCCTGGTCAGAAGCGGTGTAGGCAACCTGAGAATCGTTGACTTTGACACAGTGGGGATCACCAACTTGAATCGGCAGATCCTTGCCACCTATGAAACCCTGGGGAAGCCGAAGACTGAAGTTGCGAAACAACGTATCCTCGCCATCAACCCGGAGTGCAACGTTGAGGTGCTTCCTCTCTTTGTACAACATGAGACATTGGATACTATTTTCTGTGGGCCTGTAGACTTGGTGGTCGATGCCATCGATTCACTCAATCCCAAATGTGCATTATTGGAAGCAGCTTACAAGCGAGGCATCCCGGTAGTGAGCAGCATGGGGGCAGCACTGAGGAGAGATCCCTCCCTTGTCCGCAAAGCCGACCTGATGGATACCTATGGTTGCCCTCTTGCACGTCAGGTGAGGGGAAATCTCCGCAAACGGGGGGTTGGACGAGGAATAGAGGTCATCTTCTCCCCTGAGCTGGTACGTTTTACCTACAAAGCTCCAGAGGAAGAGGAACATGCTGACTTCAATGAACAGATCAGCAGCAGAGGAAGAAGACGCAATGTTCTGGGGAGCTTGCCTACCATAACTGGAATATTTGGGCAGAATCTTGCCCATCTTGCCCTAACCAAGCTTCTGGATGAGGAGATACTCAGTGGGGAGGAAGCATGGAATCCCCAGAAAAAGCAATCCTAG
- a CDS encoding TatD family hydrolase — MFDAHRHYGSSKSENALYATSSRDEWELLSSLTPPALGGVGALADNLLPEIETFEQILKSFPDFQIAEVGLDRRFPEIEHQEAFLKDTLALAYELGRSVSLHCVKEDGRMLSLLHSLQPNLPVLLWHGYTGSWETAQEAAKLGVILSYGSRLFGSKLAREGKRLVTLPFALETDFQMGDYAQVLWTQIENFSKLSGCTHDELIRNNDEIRTILTHNTSTR, encoded by the coding sequence ATGTTTGACGCACATCGCCACTATGGCTCCAGCAAGAGCGAGAACGCTCTCTATGCCACCAGCAGCAGAGATGAGTGGGAATTACTCTCCTCACTCACGCCTCCTGCGTTGGGTGGGGTCGGGGCACTTGCAGACAACCTTTTGCCTGAAATTGAAACGTTCGAGCAAATACTGAAGTCTTTTCCTGATTTCCAGATAGCCGAGGTTGGACTGGATAGAAGGTTTCCGGAAATTGAACATCAAGAAGCATTCCTGAAAGATACCCTCGCCTTGGCCTATGAACTGGGACGCAGTGTAAGCTTGCACTGTGTAAAGGAAGACGGAAGGATGCTCTCCCTTCTCCACTCACTCCAGCCAAACCTCCCGGTACTTCTCTGGCACGGCTATACTGGAAGCTGGGAGACTGCACAGGAGGCCGCCAAGCTTGGCGTCATACTTAGCTATGGGAGCAGGCTCTTTGGGAGCAAACTGGCAAGAGAGGGGAAGCGACTGGTCACCCTTCCCTTTGCCTTGGAAACTGATTTCCAGATGGGGGATTACGCTCAGGTACTCTGGACACAGATTGAGAACTTCAGCAAACTCAGTGGATGCACCCATGATGAACTGATAAGGAACAATGATGAGATCAGAACAATTCTTACGCATAACACGTCTACTCGGTGA
- a CDS encoding AzlD domain-containing protein — protein sequence MMKAFPFLIPILVSALATFLVRALPYYASFLDKLPRFLSRSLRLLPIAALGPLIFPGVILDFQGHWYAGLVGILCAAFIAYRKNSMIFPILLSILVTYLLLL from the coding sequence ATGATGAAAGCATTTCCATTCCTTATCCCTATTCTTGTCAGTGCACTGGCTACTTTCCTGGTGAGGGCTCTTCCCTATTATGCCTCCTTCCTTGATAAGCTCCCAAGGTTTCTCTCCAGGAGTCTTCGCCTTCTCCCCATTGCTGCACTTGGCCCCCTCATCTTTCCCGGTGTCATCCTTGACTTCCAAGGCCACTGGTATGCAGGGCTTGTCGGCATCCTCTGCGCAGCATTCATAGCCTACCGCAAGAACAGTATGATCTTCCCGATACTCCTGAGTATATTGGTTACCTATCTCCTGTTGCTCTAG
- a CDS encoding AzlC family ABC transporter permease, whose translation MESEKLDKLTFSQGCQEGFPIFVGYFPTAMAFGLVCRDLGMRIWEAVLFSLTNFAGSGQFLAANLIGGGALLAELFVSVLLVNLRYSFMGAELNRNLEKEVRGWRRALLAHGTTDEVFSVAVLHRQPISKEYLAGLELTAYSGWVSGTAVGFLVGMILPSALQLAVGVTLYAMFSSLLAQEFHQKGFRVLAIAGFSAALNSYLIVQWSLAIGWSFVISMLSASFLGAIIIGDSEDEV comes from the coding sequence ATGGAATCAGAAAAACTCGACAAACTCACCTTTAGCCAGGGTTGCCAGGAAGGATTCCCCATTTTTGTTGGGTATTTTCCTACTGCCATGGCCTTCGGTCTTGTTTGCAGGGATCTTGGGATGCGAATCTGGGAAGCGGTACTTTTTTCCCTGACCAACTTTGCTGGCAGCGGACAGTTTCTGGCAGCGAATCTCATCGGAGGGGGAGCACTGCTGGCAGAGTTGTTCGTCAGTGTCTTGTTGGTAAACCTACGCTACTCCTTCATGGGCGCTGAGCTGAACAGAAATCTTGAGAAGGAGGTCAGAGGCTGGAGGAGGGCATTGCTTGCCCATGGTACCACTGATGAAGTATTCAGCGTCGCTGTCCTCCATAGGCAACCCATCAGCAAAGAGTATCTGGCAGGGTTGGAATTGACTGCATACAGTGGATGGGTCAGCGGTACTGCTGTGGGATTCCTTGTCGGCATGATTCTTCCTTCTGCACTCCAGCTTGCAGTTGGGGTAACCCTTTATGCGATGTTCAGTTCACTCCTGGCACAGGAGTTCCACCAAAAGGGGTTCAGGGTTCTTGCAATTGCAGGATTCTCTGCAGCACTGAACTCCTACCTGATCGTGCAGTGGTCATTGGCGATTGGCTGGTCCTTCGTCATCAGCATGCTCTCAGCAAGCTTCCTTGGGGCCATAATCATTGGCGACAGTGAGGATGAGGTATGA
- a CDS encoding bifunctional methionine sulfoxide reductase B/A protein: MKTVFMIIALLLVVFLLLSFALYKRETPTISEEKAPMADTDRFTYQPLDEALKNSLTSEERSIIVEKATERAFTGEYTDTTDWGTYYCKWCDSPLYSSESKFHSGCGWPSFDEEIPHAVKRKIDSDGMRTEILCATCGGHLGHVFEGERFTDTNTRHCVNSLSLVFRDGTPVSEAVFAGGCFWGVEHLFAQKEGVYSAVSGYTGGTVENPSYQDVLTHTTGHLEAVKVLYNPLEISYEELTKYFLEIHDPTQANGQGPDIGNQYLSAIFYRSRHEFDVGVRLIEILEAKGLKIATTLRPAAVFYPAEEYHQDYYEKKGTLPYCHAYTKRF, from the coding sequence ATGAAAACAGTCTTTATGATCATTGCATTGCTCTTGGTTGTGTTCCTGCTGCTCTCATTTGCTTTGTATAAACGAGAAACACCGACAATAAGTGAGGAAAAAGCACCCATGGCTGATACAGACCGATTTACATACCAACCTCTTGATGAGGCATTGAAGAACTCCCTTACCAGTGAGGAGCGATCCATCATTGTGGAAAAGGCCACTGAACGAGCCTTTACCGGTGAGTATACCGATACAACAGATTGGGGAACCTACTACTGCAAGTGGTGTGACTCCCCCTTGTACAGCTCTGAGAGCAAATTCCACTCCGGCTGTGGGTGGCCCTCCTTCGATGAGGAGATTCCCCATGCAGTAAAACGTAAGATCGACTCCGACGGAATGAGGACTGAAATACTTTGTGCCACCTGCGGTGGACACTTGGGACACGTCTTTGAAGGGGAACGCTTCACCGATACCAATACAAGGCACTGCGTCAATTCCCTCTCCCTGGTCTTCAGGGATGGCACGCCGGTATCTGAGGCGGTGTTTGCCGGAGGATGTTTCTGGGGTGTCGAGCACCTGTTCGCCCAGAAGGAAGGCGTATACTCAGCAGTATCCGGATATACGGGTGGAACTGTCGAGAACCCAAGCTACCAGGATGTGTTGACCCATACCACTGGACATCTGGAAGCCGTCAAGGTGCTGTATAATCCCTTAGAAATATCCTACGAGGAACTCACCAAGTATTTCCTTGAGATCCACGACCCCACCCAGGCCAATGGGCAGGGTCCGGATATCGGGAACCAGTATCTCTCTGCAATTTTTTACCGATCAAGGCATGAGTTTGATGTGGGAGTACGCCTTATTGAAATCCTTGAAGCAAAGGGATTGAAGATTGCTACCACCCTCCGCCCGGCAGCTGTGTTCTATCCAGCGGAAGAGTATCATCAGGATTACTACGAGAAGAAGGGAACCCTTCCCTACTGCCACGCATATACCAAACGGTTTTAA
- a CDS encoding DUF1295 domain-containing protein: MKANPTTIVIFFIMVALLSGFVVLGPFADETVLYQVGSITLGTVIISLCFSLLTEDYSWTDRLWSTLPVAFAWIYAYKAGYSSPVIVAALLATIWGARLTFNFARRGGYSGEEDYRWKILHEKIRNPVRWFLFNLLFIALYQQFLFIAFTSPLGLLPSTNEPFTPLSFIAIFLFVCFLGIETIADQQQYTFQQAKYQLLPRKDELEDEYTQGFRSSGLFRYSRHPNYFGELGVWWSIYLYSVSFHGSLLHYTIAGPILLTLLFIGSTIFTESITSSKYPEYATYKEKAGAIIFRFW, translated from the coding sequence ATGAAAGCAAACCCAACAACTATAGTGATTTTTTTTATCATGGTGGCCCTCTTATCTGGCTTTGTAGTCCTGGGGCCGTTCGCTGATGAAACAGTGCTGTACCAAGTGGGCAGTATCACGTTGGGCACTGTAATTATTAGTCTTTGTTTTTCACTGCTCACGGAAGATTACTCGTGGACCGACCGGCTGTGGAGCACGCTGCCTGTAGCATTTGCCTGGATCTATGCCTACAAGGCAGGTTATTCCTCCCCGGTAATCGTTGCTGCCCTGCTTGCCACCATCTGGGGGGCCAGGCTTACATTCAATTTTGCCCGACGCGGAGGGTACAGCGGAGAAGAAGACTATCGTTGGAAAATACTGCATGAGAAAATCAGGAACCCTGTCCGGTGGTTCTTATTCAACCTGCTCTTTATCGCTCTCTACCAGCAGTTCCTCTTTATCGCATTCACCAGCCCACTAGGGTTGCTCCCATCGACGAATGAGCCATTCACCCCACTCTCCTTCATTGCAATCTTCTTGTTTGTCTGTTTTCTTGGTATTGAGACCATAGCAGACCAACAGCAGTATACATTCCAGCAAGCCAAGTACCAATTGCTTCCCAGAAAGGATGAACTTGAGGATGAGTATACCCAAGGGTTCCGAAGCTCTGGACTTTTTAGATATAGTCGCCATCCCAACTACTTCGGGGAGCTGGGGGTGTGGTGGTCCATCTACCTCTACTCGGTCTCCTTCCATGGATCGCTGTTGCACTATACCATCGCTGGTCCGATCTTGCTGACGCTCTTGTTCATTGGATCCACCATCTTCACGGAGAGCATCACCTCCTCCAAGTATCCTGAGTATGCTACATACAAAGAGAAGGCGGGTGCAATTATCTTCCGATTCTGGTAG
- a CDS encoding aryl-sulfate sulfotransferase, with amino-acid sequence MTKRKRLLVLILLTLLLLLLFLIFRRPFSVSITRFEQAPLSALAILESREATQVTLIIQGKNQDDLTVSFAGYDTYHEIPLLALYPNSKNEVEFHLVTEEGRRYQKAVNIKTGALPDSFPEISYERLLPDQIAEGFTFLHLGRYDEDGNYGALPCAVDSYGTVRWYYQGDIGHVMKMTERGTLLIQEGDSLVEMDLMGRKIRILPPLMYGLHHDVAFMENGNLLALSTAPSSFEDGVVEIDGDTGAYLQGWDFREILDKNRPPQPRNLEPADWLHLNGVDYDHRDDSFIVSGRDQSAVVKVDRQSGNLRWILGNHEHWEEAYHSYLLQPEGSPFAWQWGQHAPMVHPELPGRVLLYDNGNERSYSDPLDPTENYSRAVEFEIDEKAMTVRQVWEYGTGNGSTTFTPFIGDANYLENGNRLICFGGITKNLEGEAVELFDFVNNSLNDMKISAKVIEVTSDYPAKEVLVFSFNDPDPRSYAGYRVYQAERYPLYHPSLLQ; translated from the coding sequence ATGACCAAGCGAAAACGTCTCCTTGTACTCATTTTACTTACGCTTCTTCTCCTGTTGCTCTTCTTGATTTTCAGAAGGCCGTTCAGTGTATCTATTACACGTTTTGAACAGGCTCCTTTGAGTGCTCTGGCTATACTCGAGTCCAGGGAAGCAACCCAAGTGACCCTCATCATACAAGGGAAAAACCAGGATGACCTAACCGTCTCATTTGCTGGCTACGATACCTATCATGAAATTCCGCTACTTGCGCTCTATCCAAATAGCAAGAATGAAGTGGAATTCCATCTCGTCACGGAAGAGGGTAGACGCTACCAAAAAGCAGTAAATATTAAAACCGGTGCCCTTCCAGACAGCTTTCCCGAGATTTCATACGAACGCTTGCTTCCCGACCAGATAGCTGAAGGTTTTACCTTCTTGCACCTCGGCCGCTATGATGAAGATGGAAACTATGGTGCGCTTCCCTGTGCCGTTGATTCCTACGGGACTGTTCGCTGGTATTACCAGGGAGATATTGGGCATGTCATGAAGATGACCGAGAGGGGGACCCTTCTGATTCAGGAGGGCGACTCCCTTGTTGAGATGGATCTGATGGGAAGGAAGATACGGATACTCCCTCCTCTTATGTACGGCCTGCATCACGACGTAGCATTCATGGAAAACGGAAACCTTCTTGCCTTAAGCACTGCTCCTTCTTCATTTGAGGACGGGGTGGTGGAAATTGATGGCGATACAGGAGCCTATCTGCAAGGTTGGGATTTTCGAGAGATCCTTGACAAGAATCGTCCACCCCAGCCAAGAAACCTGGAACCTGCTGATTGGCTCCATCTCAATGGCGTTGATTACGACCATCGCGATGACAGCTTCATTGTCAGTGGCAGGGACCAGAGTGCTGTGGTGAAGGTAGACAGGCAGAGCGGAAATCTACGTTGGATACTGGGGAACCATGAGCATTGGGAAGAAGCGTATCATTCATATCTCTTACAACCGGAGGGGAGTCCTTTTGCTTGGCAGTGGGGCCAGCATGCTCCCATGGTACATCCTGAGCTACCAGGGAGGGTGCTGTTATACGACAATGGCAATGAGCGGTCCTATAGTGATCCACTCGATCCCACAGAGAATTATTCGAGGGCTGTTGAGTTTGAGATTGATGAGAAAGCCATGACCGTACGACAAGTCTGGGAGTACGGGACAGGGAACGGCAGCACTACCTTTACTCCATTTATCGGGGATGCAAACTATCTGGAAAATGGGAATCGTCTGATCTGCTTTGGGGGAATTACCAAGAATCTGGAGGGAGAGGCAGTTGAACTCTTTGATTTTGTGAACAACTCCCTCAATGACATGAAAATTTCAGCGAAGGTCATAGAGGTTACCTCTGACTATCCGGCCAAGGAAGTTCTGGTATTCTCATTCAATGACCCTGATCCAAGGAGTTATGCAGGGTATCGGGTGTATCAGGCAGAACGTTATCCGCTGTATCATCCATCCTTGCTGCAGTAA
- a CDS encoding RDD family protein — protein sequence MEKEYPYASLTRRFAAYVIDHLLTALLMTPLVLWYLKGLFSEASGIYLLAYSGPVLFLLMLIRSLYLTVLWSTRFGSIGCHLLSISVFTLQGNKLSYARALLRYLILFCSTCLLGLGWISILFTEKRQALCDLGAKTVVMVTAARMDDTADNVLPDTPDTLHNSLDQGH from the coding sequence ATGGAAAAGGAATACCCCTATGCATCGCTTACAAGACGTTTCGCAGCCTATGTAATTGACCATCTGCTTACAGCATTGCTGATGACTCCCCTGGTCCTGTGGTATTTGAAGGGATTGTTCAGTGAAGCAAGCGGGATATATCTTCTTGCCTATAGTGGTCCGGTACTCTTTCTACTCATGTTGATCCGATCTCTCTATCTCACTGTGCTCTGGTCGACAAGGTTTGGCTCGATCGGTTGCCATCTGCTCTCTATCAGCGTTTTTACTCTACAAGGAAACAAGCTCTCCTATGCTAGAGCACTTCTCCGGTATCTCATCCTTTTCTGCTCAACCTGTCTTCTTGGCCTTGGCTGGATATCCATCCTATTCACTGAGAAGCGTCAGGCACTCTGTGACCTTGGGGCAAAAACAGTCGTAATGGTTACTGCAGCAAGGATGGATGATACAGCGGATAACGTTCTGCCTGATACACCCGATACCCTGCATAACTCCTTGGATCAGGGTCATTGA